The proteins below come from a single Chitinophaga pinensis DSM 2588 genomic window:
- a CDS encoding RagB/SusD family nutrient uptake outer membrane protein → MKKIFASIIAISLFAACSKDFLERSPVDEQTETSFYQTPDQALQALVAVYNQLNIGDYDNIHLVSELASDNCFGGGGTSDLVWKQWDRFQEASNMNLGLWQKYYTGIYRANVLLSKIDGVNWGTDSTLKNTYVAEARFLRAYFYFDLARFFGNVPLATKPLTVSEYNMPQATPADVYKQIAEDLKYAAEKLPAVAYQGIPTSNYGRVTKWAAQALIGRVFLYYTGYYNQNDLAGVVTKAQAASYLENIINAGGYGLVDSFPRLWQASAASFVGEDNKETIWSIKFTHKGLGNWDQHNGNRMQVDIGIRSQVLNPYYKGWGAGTVNSKLWNAYDGADTRRNASIISIEDENLTAYAIGDQSQYTGYFWKKYMPLNDGNADSKGGNFQIDNYFDDVIIRYADVLLMAAELNLGTDLGKAQGYYNQVRDRAFLNTTSRKTLTATNGKSLIMEERRLEFALEGLRYWDLLRQGMSVAKAAIDNSSSDAQFNVSFRTETQGLFKIPEQEINLSSGVYRQNPGWAN, encoded by the coding sequence ATGAAAAAGATCTTCGCTTCCATTATAGCTATCTCACTCTTTGCTGCCTGCAGCAAGGATTTCCTGGAGCGCTCTCCTGTTGACGAACAGACAGAAACCTCCTTTTATCAGACTCCCGATCAGGCCCTGCAGGCACTGGTAGCAGTGTACAATCAGCTTAACATCGGCGACTATGATAATATTCACCTCGTGTCAGAACTGGCCAGTGACAATTGCTTCGGCGGTGGTGGTACCTCTGACCTCGTCTGGAAACAATGGGATCGCTTCCAGGAAGCATCCAATATGAACCTGGGCCTCTGGCAGAAATACTATACGGGTATCTACAGAGCGAATGTATTATTGTCTAAAATAGATGGTGTCAACTGGGGTACTGACAGTACACTGAAAAACACCTACGTCGCAGAAGCACGCTTCCTCAGAGCTTACTTCTATTTCGACCTGGCCCGCTTCTTCGGAAATGTTCCATTAGCCACCAAACCGCTGACCGTATCAGAATACAACATGCCGCAGGCTACGCCGGCGGATGTATACAAACAGATCGCGGAAGACCTGAAATATGCAGCGGAGAAATTACCTGCTGTGGCCTATCAGGGTATTCCAACCTCTAACTACGGCCGCGTAACCAAATGGGCGGCACAGGCATTAATCGGTCGTGTATTCCTCTATTATACCGGCTATTATAACCAGAATGACCTGGCAGGTGTCGTGACTAAAGCACAGGCAGCCAGTTACCTGGAAAATATCATCAATGCAGGTGGCTATGGACTTGTAGACAGCTTCCCGCGTTTATGGCAGGCTTCTGCTGCTTCCTTTGTTGGTGAAGACAATAAAGAAACGATCTGGTCGATCAAGTTTACGCATAAAGGACTGGGTAACTGGGATCAGCACAATGGTAACCGTATGCAGGTAGATATCGGCATCCGTAGCCAGGTACTGAATCCTTACTACAAAGGATGGGGCGCCGGTACCGTGAACAGCAAACTGTGGAATGCCTACGATGGCGCTGACACCAGGAGAAATGCCTCTATCATCTCTATTGAAGATGAAAACCTGACAGCATATGCAATCGGTGATCAGTCACAATATACCGGCTACTTCTGGAAAAAATATATGCCACTTAATGATGGCAATGCGGATAGCAAAGGTGGTAATTTCCAGATCGACAACTATTTTGATGATGTTATCATCCGTTATGCAGATGTACTGCTAATGGCAGCTGAACTGAATCTGGGTACTGATCTGGGCAAAGCGCAGGGGTATTACAACCAGGTGCGTGACAGGGCTTTCCTGAATACCACCAGCAGAAAAACGCTGACTGCTACCAACGGTAAAAGCCTGATCATGGAGGAGCGCAGACTGGAATTTGCACTGGAAGGTTTACGCTACTGGGACCTGCTGCGCCAGGGTATGAGCGTAGCAAAAGCTGCTATCGACAACAGCAGTTCAGATGCACAGTTCAATGTCTCTTTCCGTACAGAAACACAGGGACTTTTCAAAATACCAGAGCAGGAGATCAATCTCTCCAGCGGCGTTTACAGACAAAATCCAGGATGGGCTAACTAA
- a CDS encoding TIM-barrel domain-containing protein gives MKKKRLFSVLAFTCCIHFAYAGKIERLKDGLLVRLEKTTAGGVKQVKLQVITDNIIRVTASPADSISTTPSLMAIVTGTREVKWTSEEKNNQIILKTSTLTASIDLSTGEVVFKDASGHVILQEKKGGGKTFTPAIIDGKPLYKLQQVFESPAGEAFYGLGQHQTGLMNYKDQDVDLTQYNSIAVIPYLVSSNHYGILWDNYSITRFGDDRPYEELTSLELTDKNGKPGGLTATYALRNKPDSIFLQKQESAIDFTFLPDLKKMPAGFPMGKGIITWEGNIASKTGGQEKFYMTASGYVKVWIDGELKLDKWREGWNPGPSVFRHQLEKGKQHKIKVEWIPESDQAFVAVRHLSPTPASLQNKAAFSSEAGEKIDYYFVYGQQMDDVINGYRNITGKAAIVPKWALGYWQSRERYKTQRDVISTVQEFRKRQIPLDNIVMDWSYWQENAWGSQEFDPARFPDAKGMIDSLHNIYHTHFMISAWPKFYKDIHNYNLFNDKGWLYKQSINDGIRDWIGQGYVSTFYDAFNPGARKLFWQLLSRHLFSKGVDAWWLDATEPDVLSNATIDYRKQLMNPTALGPSTQYFNTYALLNAKGIYEGQRQEKPDQRVFILTRSAYAGMQRYAAATWSGDIAARFDELARQIPAGLNFGMSGMPYWTTDIGGFYVEDKYDQPDPKGADLEEWRELNTRWFQYGAFCPLFRSHGQYPYREPFNIAPDNSVEFNSMVYYDKLRYRLMPYIYSLAGHTYHNGYTIMRGLVMDFGKDTAVQRIGDQFMFGPSLLVNPVYTYKARQRQLYLPANTGWYNLYDGTYTEGGKHITVDAPLDRIPLYAKAGSIIPFGPAMQYTAQRPADTITLYVYAGSNGKFTLYEDEGINYNYEKGQYSTIPFTYDDASKTLTIGKREGKFSGMLQQRTFRIVHAGKEKPVSLNLDKLDAIVMKYEGTEKKISLKN, from the coding sequence ATGAAGAAAAAACGACTTTTTTCAGTCCTTGCCTTTACATGCTGCATACATTTTGCCTATGCAGGAAAAATCGAAAGACTCAAAGACGGATTACTGGTAAGGTTAGAAAAAACAACCGCCGGAGGAGTAAAACAGGTAAAACTACAGGTGATCACGGATAATATTATCCGGGTGACCGCCAGTCCTGCGGACTCCATTTCCACCACTCCCAGCCTGATGGCTATCGTCACCGGTACCCGGGAGGTAAAATGGACCAGCGAAGAGAAAAACAACCAGATCATACTGAAAACCAGCACCTTAACTGCCAGCATCGATCTGAGTACCGGTGAAGTGGTATTTAAAGATGCAAGCGGCCATGTTATATTACAGGAGAAAAAAGGAGGTGGTAAGACCTTCACACCTGCTATTATAGATGGTAAACCGCTCTATAAACTGCAACAGGTATTTGAATCGCCTGCTGGAGAGGCATTTTATGGCCTGGGTCAGCACCAGACCGGTCTGATGAACTACAAAGACCAGGATGTAGACCTGACGCAATACAACTCGATCGCTGTCATCCCCTACCTGGTGTCCAGCAATCATTATGGTATCCTCTGGGACAACTACTCCATCACCCGCTTCGGGGATGACCGTCCTTATGAAGAATTAACCAGTCTCGAACTGACAGACAAAAATGGCAAACCGGGTGGTCTCACCGCTACCTATGCCCTCCGGAATAAACCAGACAGCATCTTCCTCCAAAAACAGGAATCCGCTATCGACTTTACTTTCCTGCCTGACCTGAAAAAGATGCCCGCGGGTTTCCCGATGGGTAAAGGCATCATTACCTGGGAAGGCAATATCGCCTCCAAAACAGGTGGCCAGGAGAAGTTTTATATGACCGCCTCCGGCTATGTGAAAGTATGGATCGACGGTGAACTGAAACTGGATAAATGGAGAGAAGGCTGGAACCCTGGTCCTTCCGTATTCCGTCATCAGCTGGAAAAAGGGAAACAACATAAGATCAAAGTAGAATGGATCCCGGAATCTGACCAGGCATTTGTTGCTGTCAGACATCTCTCTCCTACACCCGCCTCTTTACAGAATAAAGCGGCCTTCTCCTCAGAAGCCGGAGAGAAGATCGACTACTACTTTGTATACGGTCAGCAGATGGATGATGTGATCAATGGCTATCGCAATATCACCGGTAAAGCCGCCATCGTTCCCAAATGGGCTTTAGGCTACTGGCAGAGCCGTGAACGCTATAAAACTCAGCGTGACGTCATCAGCACCGTACAGGAATTCCGTAAAAGACAGATCCCCCTGGACAACATCGTCATGGACTGGTCCTACTGGCAGGAAAATGCCTGGGGTAGCCAGGAATTTGATCCCGCCCGGTTCCCGGACGCAAAAGGCATGATAGACTCCCTGCACAACATCTATCATACCCACTTCATGATCTCTGCATGGCCTAAATTCTACAAAGACATTCATAACTATAATCTCTTTAACGATAAAGGCTGGCTGTATAAACAAAGCATCAATGATGGTATCAGAGACTGGATCGGACAAGGTTATGTATCTACCTTTTACGATGCTTTCAATCCCGGCGCACGTAAACTCTTCTGGCAGTTACTGAGCCGGCACCTCTTCAGCAAAGGCGTAGATGCATGGTGGCTGGATGCAACCGAACCAGACGTACTCTCCAACGCAACCATCGACTACCGTAAACAACTGATGAACCCTACCGCTTTAGGGCCATCTACCCAATATTTTAACACCTATGCACTGCTGAACGCGAAAGGTATTTATGAAGGTCAGCGCCAGGAAAAACCCGATCAGCGCGTATTCATTCTCACCCGTTCTGCTTATGCCGGTATGCAGCGTTATGCAGCTGCTACCTGGAGTGGTGATATCGCCGCCCGTTTCGATGAACTGGCCAGACAAATTCCTGCAGGTCTCAACTTTGGTATGTCTGGTATGCCTTACTGGACGACAGACATCGGTGGTTTCTATGTAGAAGACAAATACGATCAACCTGATCCCAAAGGGGCTGACCTGGAAGAATGGAGAGAGTTAAACACCCGCTGGTTCCAGTACGGCGCCTTCTGTCCGCTGTTCCGCTCTCATGGTCAATACCCTTACCGCGAACCATTCAATATCGCACCGGATAACAGTGTTGAATTCAATTCAATGGTCTACTACGATAAACTCCGTTACCGCCTGATGCCGTACATCTACTCCCTCGCCGGTCATACTTACCACAATGGTTACACGATCATGCGCGGACTGGTAATGGATTTCGGTAAAGACACCGCCGTACAGCGCATTGGCGATCAGTTTATGTTTGGTCCGTCACTGCTGGTCAATCCTGTCTATACTTACAAAGCACGCCAACGTCAGTTATACCTTCCTGCTAACACCGGCTGGTATAACCTGTATGACGGTACTTATACAGAAGGTGGTAAACATATTACCGTGGATGCGCCGCTGGACAGGATTCCGCTGTACGCAAAAGCAGGTAGTATCATTCCGTTCGGCCCTGCGATGCAGTACACCGCACAACGTCCTGCCGATACCATCACATTGTATGTATATGCCGGCAGCAACGGCAAATTCACCCTCTACGAAGACGAGGGCATAAACTATAACTACGAAAAAGGACAATACAGTACCATTCCTTTCACATACGACGACGCCAGCAAAACACTGACCATCGGCAAACGGGAAGGTAAATTCTCCGGTATGCTGCAACAGCGTACGTTCCGCATCGTTCATGCAGGAAAAGAAAAACCGGTAAGCCTGAATCTCGACAAGCTGGATGCGATAGTGATGAAGTATGAGGGAACAGAAAAAAAGATATCACTTAAAAATTAA
- a CDS encoding WD40 repeat domain-containing protein, with protein sequence MGSTFTRIALSIHRRLALEANPVSIAELADGGYILNFNKDPKVLRLDKELQQVWQKDLQAQTTDYVNCIITASPAGNQMALSCMETIRILDMDGNLKWIFPHDGWEKFLGSSCTFSNDGALIWFIVPASSALENDILYAVSMSDNKVQDTWMMEGNQEYNYVIHAAPDKTGVLIEAAAGQDSNLLYQASLTEGKIVVQELKQCDDRIMGNFAPDGHEFVTAPHYEDGITIYSYPAVREIATLGEEKLFAERNEYPSEEDTDSLEYVVQYISNKTLLAFSRFGRLLLIDRKTMQCTGELLPEGCEIRAYDMAGRPTKDPGQIVDYAGEIVTVCVNKQRQLLLTHNAGEVRLYNLPDELF encoded by the coding sequence ATGGGAAGTACATTTACACGCATTGCACTCAGTATACACCGGCGTCTGGCGCTGGAAGCAAATCCGGTCAGTATTGCAGAACTGGCAGACGGTGGTTATATCCTCAACTTCAACAAAGATCCGAAGGTTCTGCGATTGGATAAAGAGCTGCAACAGGTGTGGCAGAAAGACCTGCAGGCACAGACGACGGATTATGTGAACTGTATTATCACGGCTAGTCCTGCTGGCAATCAGATGGCGCTTTCATGTATGGAAACCATCCGTATACTGGATATGGACGGCAACCTGAAATGGATCTTTCCGCATGACGGCTGGGAGAAATTCCTGGGATCCTCATGTACCTTTTCTAATGATGGCGCATTGATCTGGTTTATTGTACCGGCCAGTTCGGCATTGGAAAATGATATCCTTTATGCGGTGAGTATGTCAGATAATAAGGTGCAGGATACCTGGATGATGGAGGGGAACCAGGAGTATAATTATGTGATCCATGCTGCACCGGATAAGACAGGCGTACTTATTGAGGCTGCTGCCGGACAGGATAGTAATCTGTTGTATCAGGCTTCCCTGACTGAGGGTAAAATAGTCGTGCAGGAACTGAAGCAGTGTGATGACAGGATTATGGGGAATTTTGCGCCTGACGGACATGAGTTTGTTACCGCACCGCATTACGAGGATGGGATCACTATATATAGTTATCCTGCAGTCCGTGAAATAGCCACACTTGGAGAAGAGAAACTATTCGCAGAAAGAAATGAATACCCGTCTGAAGAAGATACTGACAGTCTGGAGTATGTCGTACAATATATCAGTAATAAAACCCTGCTGGCATTTTCCCGTTTTGGCCGATTGCTGCTGATAGACCGGAAGACGATGCAGTGCACTGGAGAATTATTGCCGGAGGGCTGTGAGATCAGGGCATATGATATGGCAGGAAGGCCCACAAAAGACCCTGGCCAGATCGTAGACTACGCCGGCGAAATTGTTACGGTATGTGTGAATAAACAGCGCCAGCTGCTGCTGACGCATAATGCAGGAGAAGTAAGGCTGTATAACCTGCCGGATGAACTGTTTTAA
- a CDS encoding VOC family protein, producing the protein MQKITPFLWYNDQAEEAAELYTSLFKNSSIGKISRYPPGVPGQEGKVMTVEFTLDGQEFIALNGGPHYSFTPAVSMFIKCETQEEVDKLWDALTAGGSIDKCGWCRDKFGLSWQVVPKGLQELLQDKDPGRAQRATMAMMQMEKLDIGMLEEAANGN; encoded by the coding sequence ATGCAAAAGATCACTCCTTTCTTGTGGTACAATGATCAGGCGGAAGAGGCAGCAGAACTATACACCTCTTTATTTAAAAATTCCTCCATCGGAAAGATCAGCCGTTATCCACCAGGTGTTCCCGGCCAGGAAGGAAAGGTAATGACGGTGGAATTTACACTGGATGGACAGGAGTTCATCGCCCTGAATGGCGGTCCGCACTATTCCTTTACACCAGCCGTATCGATGTTCATTAAATGTGAGACACAGGAGGAAGTAGATAAACTATGGGACGCATTAACAGCTGGCGGCAGTATAGATAAATGCGGCTGGTGCAGGGATAAATTCGGACTGTCCTGGCAGGTGGTGCCTAAAGGCCTGCAGGAACTGTTACAGGATAAAGATCCGGGCAGAGCACAACGTGCGACAATGGCGATGATGCAGATGGAGAAACTTGATATCGGCATGTTGGAAGAGGCTGCCAATGGCAATTGA
- a CDS encoding SusC/RagA family TonB-linked outer membrane protein yields the protein MKTAYKIRDFVTACMIPVSCGLSSALLLTMLSGNVAMAQTPKRALSGKVTTGKDNSPLPGASVRIKGTNNGAITDGTGSFNLQVGDADSLEVTLVGFTRQVISARGKSSLTVNLSEGSTGLDEIVVVGYGTEKKKLVTGAIDHVNTQQLEQNHALRVDQALQGQTPGVQITATSAQPGESMKVRIRGTSTVGNADPLYIVDGVPTYDISYLNASDIASMDVLKDAASSAIYGARAANGVVLITTRKGRAGTMKIAYDAYYGTQNPSHKVSVLNAHDYGVIMNEMAINSGGQPYFTIDQLSKLGKGTDWQEAIYNKNAPMQNHSLSFAGGNDASVFSSSIAYTEQAGIIGVNDQSRYDRLSFRMNSEHKMYKDIIIFGENLTYTQSRKRGIGVGNIYNNAIRSVFSTSPLFPVYDENGNYAKSSFNVEEANPVALMDYQNQNKDKTNRIMGNTYLQISPVKGLSIRTDFGIDISSTDSRSYTPLYNLSTNVINEHSRATQGIYRTNSWNWDNTINYQRDFGKHNIGVLVGMNANETKANYLYGYKQDLTKTGLDNAVIDNGTTDSTQRIYGADSAATIYSYFGRISYSYADKYMFTAVVRSDASSRFGPNNRRAYFPSFSVGWVPTNEDFFKPTWLEFLKIRAGWGQNGNLPTGYYQYLSTISTQYLGYYFGSGDAPAIGAAPIKISNPDLKWETSEQANIGFDANFLKDFNLTVDIYRKTTKDWLVPVNVPAVSGAATVLINGGDVRNQGVEISLGYHHTFHDLSVGVNGNMGINRNEITDIPNKEKIINGATAITYPSMPEFYRAQVGFPMGYFYGYKTAGIFQNDQEVAAYVSKDGKKIQPNAQPGDVRFQDLNGDGVIDSKDQTQIGNPYPKFTYGLNINLGYKGFDFSASLYGNYGNQIWDGTHDFSRPLSNYTTEILGRWTGEGSSNRLPRVTDGAELNQNWIRSSDLYVHNASFLRVKSLNLGYDFKQLLHTLPLGQLRLYVSATNLFTFTPYKGVDPEVGYGPTGWASGIDLGTYPQPKSVLVGLNVKF from the coding sequence ATGAAAACTGCTTACAAAATCAGAGATTTTGTGACTGCCTGCATGATCCCCGTATCATGCGGATTGAGCAGCGCGCTGCTATTAACCATGTTATCCGGCAACGTGGCAATGGCGCAGACTCCGAAACGGGCACTTTCCGGTAAAGTGACCACAGGTAAAGATAACAGCCCGCTTCCCGGCGCCAGTGTACGCATCAAAGGCACCAACAACGGCGCCATTACAGATGGTACAGGCAGCTTCAATCTACAGGTAGGCGACGCCGACTCGCTCGAAGTTACACTTGTAGGTTTCACCAGACAAGTCATCTCCGCAAGAGGAAAATCCTCCCTGACGGTTAATCTTAGTGAAGGCTCCACCGGCCTTGATGAAATCGTAGTAGTAGGGTACGGTACCGAAAAGAAAAAACTGGTTACCGGCGCTATCGATCACGTAAACACACAACAGCTGGAACAAAACCATGCCCTGCGCGTGGACCAGGCATTACAGGGACAAACGCCCGGCGTACAGATCACCGCTACCTCTGCTCAACCGGGTGAAAGCATGAAAGTACGTATCCGTGGTACAAGTACTGTCGGTAATGCAGATCCGCTGTACATCGTGGATGGTGTACCCACATATGATATCAGCTACCTGAATGCTTCCGATATTGCCAGCATGGACGTACTGAAAGATGCCGCATCTTCCGCTATCTATGGTGCAAGAGCAGCGAATGGCGTAGTATTGATCACTACACGTAAAGGCCGTGCAGGTACCATGAAGATCGCCTACGATGCCTACTACGGTACCCAGAACCCTTCTCATAAAGTATCTGTACTCAATGCACACGACTATGGTGTGATCATGAATGAGATGGCCATCAATTCCGGTGGTCAGCCATACTTCACCATAGATCAGCTGTCAAAACTGGGTAAAGGCACCGACTGGCAGGAAGCTATCTATAATAAGAATGCACCTATGCAGAATCATTCCCTGAGCTTCGCTGGTGGTAATGATGCATCTGTATTCTCTTCCTCTATCGCATATACCGAACAGGCAGGGATCATCGGTGTAAATGATCAGTCCAGGTATGACAGGCTCTCTTTCCGCATGAACAGCGAGCATAAAATGTACAAGGACATCATCATCTTCGGAGAAAACCTGACCTATACACAATCGCGCAAAAGAGGCATCGGTGTAGGCAATATCTATAACAACGCTATCCGCTCCGTATTCAGTACCAGTCCGCTGTTCCCTGTATACGACGAGAACGGCAACTACGCAAAGTCTTCCTTTAACGTAGAAGAAGCCAATCCGGTAGCATTGATGGATTACCAGAACCAGAACAAGGATAAAACAAACCGTATCATGGGGAATACTTACTTACAGATATCTCCTGTCAAAGGTTTGTCCATCCGTACTGACTTTGGTATCGATATCAGCAGTACCGATTCCAGAAGCTATACACCGCTCTATAACCTGTCCACCAATGTGATCAACGAACACTCCCGTGCAACACAGGGTATTTATCGTACCAACTCCTGGAACTGGGATAATACCATTAACTATCAGCGCGACTTCGGCAAACACAATATAGGTGTACTCGTAGGGATGAACGCCAATGAAACAAAAGCAAATTATCTTTACGGATATAAGCAGGACCTGACCAAAACCGGTCTGGATAATGCGGTGATCGATAATGGTACGACAGACAGTACACAACGCATCTACGGTGCAGACAGCGCTGCCACCATCTATTCTTACTTCGGACGTATCAGCTACTCATACGCAGATAAATATATGTTCACCGCTGTAGTAAGATCAGATGCATCTTCCCGCTTCGGTCCGAACAACCGCAGGGCTTACTTCCCGTCCTTCTCCGTGGGTTGGGTACCGACCAATGAAGACTTCTTCAAACCTACCTGGCTGGAGTTCCTGAAGATCCGCGCAGGCTGGGGCCAGAACGGCAACCTGCCTACCGGCTATTACCAATACCTGTCTACCATTTCTACACAATACCTGGGTTACTATTTCGGCAGCGGAGACGCACCTGCTATCGGCGCAGCGCCTATCAAAATATCTAATCCGGACCTGAAATGGGAAACTTCCGAACAGGCGAACATCGGCTTTGATGCGAACTTCCTGAAAGACTTCAACCTGACTGTTGACATCTACCGCAAGACCACCAAAGACTGGCTCGTACCTGTCAATGTACCTGCTGTATCAGGTGCTGCAACAGTGCTGATCAATGGTGGTGATGTACGCAACCAGGGTGTGGAGATCTCTCTCGGTTATCACCACACTTTCCATGACCTGAGTGTAGGTGTAAATGGTAATATGGGCATCAACCGTAACGAGATCACTGACATTCCCAATAAAGAAAAGATCATCAACGGCGCTACCGCTATTACCTACCCTAGTATGCCTGAATTCTACCGCGCACAGGTAGGTTTCCCGATGGGTTATTTCTACGGATATAAGACCGCTGGTATCTTCCAGAATGACCAGGAAGTGGCAGCGTACGTATCCAAAGATGGCAAGAAAATACAGCCGAATGCACAGCCGGGTGATGTACGCTTCCAGGACCTGAATGGCGACGGCGTAATTGATAGTAAAGATCAGACACAGATCGGTAACCCTTATCCTAAATTCACCTACGGTCTGAACATCAACCTGGGTTATAAAGGATTTGATTTCTCGGCTTCTTTATATGGTAACTACGGCAACCAGATCTGGGATGGTACACATGACTTCTCCCGTCCGCTGAGTAATTACACCACTGAAATACTCGGCCGCTGGACTGGCGAAGGCAGTTCCAACCGCCTGCCTCGTGTCACTGATGGCGCAGAACTGAACCAGAACTGGATCCGTTCTTCCGACCTCTATGTACACAATGCGTCCTTCCTGCGTGTTAAGAGCCTCAACCTGGGATACGATTTCAAACAGCTCTTACATACACTGCCGCTGGGACAGTTGAGATTATACGTTTCTGCTACCAACCTGTTCACCTTCACACCTTACAAAGGTGTAGATCCTGAAGTAGGTTACGGTCCTACAGGATGGGCTTCCGGCATTGACCTGGGAACCTATCCGCAGCCAAAATCCGTACTGGTAGGTCTGAACGTTAAATTCTAA